A genomic segment from Pediococcus acidilactici encodes:
- a CDS encoding metal-sensitive transcriptional regulator yields MATCDQQILNRLKRAEGQIRGIQKMIADGKECSEIIPQLNAVKSSVDRIKGIMVAENLKNCLENPTNDKEAQDEKIARAIEMIVKK; encoded by the coding sequence ATGGCTACGTGTGATCAACAAATTTTAAACCGATTAAAGCGGGCAGAAGGACAGATTCGTGGAATTCAAAAAATGATTGCGGATGGAAAAGAATGCTCGGAAATAATTCCACAATTAAACGCGGTGAAGTCTAGCGTGGATCGAATTAAAGGAATCATGGTTGCTGAAAATCTAAAAAATTGTTTAGAAAATCCAACCAACGACAAGGAAGCTCAAGATGAGAAAATCGCTCGAGCAATTGAAATGATTGTAAAAAAATAA
- a CDS encoding AraC family transcriptional regulator, translated as MNPRALHMLSQTNMIEEKQKIKHSFVEDMPSYVLQTGELSDDKIQTLNNNLFKNRDVYISRHNRYAPYPAHTHTFFEMNYMLQGHATEIVNDQRIELQTGDLLLLDIGAKHQIAALDDHDILVNILFKRQVISINLLNDIRRSNSILHEFLIDRAIDDATGTKNFLLFKHKSGHEISNVLDKIIEEYYLKRDFSNSIIKSYLQILFVLLVRHYPLDIGQHPTKQQILITKILKQIAENYQTIRLDDLAQKYKYSKNYLSNLFKEVTGKTFTQAVTQQRLIQARNLISSTNLPITEIMHQVGITNKTFFYKKYEEFYHGKPGDDR; from the coding sequence ATGAATCCTAGAGCCTTGCACATGCTGTCACAAACTAATATGATTGAAGAAAAGCAGAAGATTAAGCACTCCTTTGTCGAAGACATGCCATCTTACGTTCTTCAAACTGGTGAATTAAGCGATGATAAGATTCAAACTCTAAATAATAATTTATTTAAGAATCGGGATGTTTACATTAGCCGTCATAACCGCTATGCTCCCTACCCCGCACACACGCACACCTTTTTTGAAATGAATTACATGCTTCAAGGTCATGCAACCGAGATTGTTAATGATCAACGAATTGAACTACAAACGGGGGATTTATTGCTTTTAGATATTGGCGCAAAGCACCAGATCGCTGCGTTAGATGATCACGATATCTTGGTTAACATTCTTTTCAAGAGACAAGTCATTAGCATCAACTTATTAAATGATATTCGGCGTAGTAACAGTATTTTGCATGAATTCTTAATCGATCGAGCCATTGACGATGCAACTGGCACGAAAAATTTTTTATTATTTAAACATAAATCTGGCCACGAAATTTCTAACGTTTTAGATAAAATTATCGAAGAATATTACTTAAAACGAGATTTTTCTAACTCAATCATTAAATCCTATCTTCAAATTTTATTTGTTCTTCTTGTCCGCCACTATCCTCTCGACATTGGACAGCATCCTACCAAGCAACAAATCCTAATCACCAAAATCCTTAAGCAAATTGCCGAAAACTATCAAACAATTCGACTTGATGATTTAGCACAAAAGTACAAATACAGTAAAAATTATCTTAGTAACCTGTTCAAAGAAGTTACCGGAAAAACGTTCACGCAAGCAGTCACGCAACAACGTCTGATTCAAGCTCGTAATCTAATTTCTTCAACTAACCTTCCCATTACCGAAATCATGCACCAAGTTGGTATCACAAATAAAACCTTTTTTTATAAAAAATACGAAGAATTCTACCATGGTAAACCAGGAGACGATCGTTAA
- a CDS encoding iron-containing alcohol dehydrogenase — MKENFDFLMPSVNFFGAGVINKIGERAKMVNMKKPLLVTDQFLEKMADGPVEQTVNSLKEAHVDFAIYDGVEPNPKVRNIKEAKQVYLDNDCDGIITVGGGSAHDTGKGTGIILTNGDDITKLAGIETLDNPLPPLIAVNTTAGTASELTRHCVITNEETHLKFVVVSWRNVPLVSFNDPKLMLGVPPKLTAATGMDTFVQAIEPYVSTNHNDITDGQCLQAIRLVEESLREAVANGDNLEARTKMVEAEMLGGMAFNNADLGYVHAMAHQLGGQYDAPHGVCCAVLLPIVERFNIIACPERFADLAVAMGENIDGLSVREAADKAIDAMQQLNDDVGIPRSIKDLGADPKDFELMAENALKDGNAFSNPRKATKEQIVALFQAAYDAK, encoded by the coding sequence ATGAAAGAAAACTTTGATTTTTTAATGCCGAGCGTTAACTTTTTTGGCGCAGGTGTAATTAATAAAATTGGTGAACGCGCAAAAATGGTGAATATGAAGAAACCATTATTAGTAACTGATCAATTTTTAGAAAAAATGGCAGACGGTCCAGTAGAGCAAACCGTTAATTCTCTTAAGGAAGCTCATGTAGATTTCGCTATTTATGACGGAGTTGAACCGAATCCTAAGGTAAGGAACATTAAGGAAGCCAAACAAGTCTATTTAGATAACGACTGTGATGGCATCATTACCGTGGGTGGTGGCTCTGCCCATGATACTGGGAAAGGAACTGGCATAATTTTAACGAACGGCGATGACATTACTAAATTGGCGGGAATCGAAACTTTAGATAACCCACTTCCACCACTGATTGCCGTGAACACAACTGCGGGAACAGCTTCCGAGCTAACTCGTCACTGTGTGATCACTAATGAAGAAACCCATTTAAAGTTTGTCGTAGTTTCTTGGCGGAACGTCCCACTAGTTTCGTTTAACGATCCGAAATTAATGCTGGGCGTACCACCAAAATTAACCGCTGCCACCGGAATGGACACCTTTGTACAAGCAATCGAACCCTATGTTTCGACTAATCACAATGATATTACGGATGGACAATGTCTCCAAGCAATTCGCTTAGTCGAAGAAAGTTTACGCGAAGCGGTAGCTAATGGGGACAATCTCGAAGCCCGAACAAAGATGGTTGAAGCAGAAATGCTTGGCGGAATGGCCTTTAATAATGCTGACCTTGGTTACGTGCACGCAATGGCTCATCAATTAGGCGGCCAATATGACGCTCCGCATGGTGTTTGTTGTGCAGTACTACTTCCAATCGTGGAACGCTTTAACATTATTGCTTGCCCCGAACGGTTTGCCGATTTAGCGGTTGCGATGGGCGAAAATATCGACGGGCTTTCCGTTCGAGAAGCTGCCGATAAAGCAATCGATGCTATGCAACAACTTAACGACGACGTGGGTATTCCGCGGAGTATTAAAGATCTTGGCGCCGACCCCAAAGATTTCGAACTAATGGCCGAAAACGCATTAAAAGATGGCAATGCTTTCTCAAATCCGCGGAAAGCCACGAAGGAACAAATCGTTGCGTTATTCCAAGCTGCCTATGACGCAAAATAA
- a CDS encoding recombinase family protein translates to MKYGYARVSSKDQNLARQLARLKEVGVNRIYKEKISGAINDRPELAKVLDVLKPGDELYVLEMERLGRNNKFLTHIFMEVYLREAKLIILDLPTFDDIDDENMRNFLQNIFIETKKFQAESERQRIRIRQRQGIELAKKRGVYKGRPVLYGPDVKNPSRRKIYFDIRDNLEAGKSIMAIKRKLGVSRTLIYRIKSEMS, encoded by the coding sequence GTGAAATACGGGTATGCAAGAGTGAGCTCAAAAGATCAAAACCTTGCACGACAGTTAGCAAGGTTAAAAGAAGTCGGCGTTAATCGAATATACAAAGAAAAGATTTCAGGCGCGATTAATGACCGCCCAGAACTTGCCAAAGTGCTGGATGTTTTAAAGCCTGGTGACGAACTGTATGTATTAGAAATGGAGCGTCTAGGAAGAAATAATAAGTTTTTGACCCATATTTTTATGGAAGTTTATTTGCGGGAAGCAAAGCTGATTATCCTTGATTTACCAACCTTTGACGATATTGATGATGAAAATATGCGGAATTTTTTACAGAATATTTTTATTGAAACCAAGAAATTTCAAGCAGAGTCAGAACGGCAACGAATCCGAATCCGCCAACGACAAGGAATTGAATTGGCTAAAAAACGCGGTGTATATAAAGGGCGTCCAGTTTTGTATGGTCCAGACGTTAAAAATCCGAGTCGCCGGAAGATTTATTTTGATATCCGTGACAATCTAGAAGCAGGCAAAAGTATTATGGCAATCAAAAGAAAATTAGGGGTTAGTCGCACTTTAATTTACCGAATTAAATCTGAAATGTCATGA
- a CDS encoding MFS transporter, with amino-acid sequence MSEEQGSVKSTIAVSITNFLDSGSIVAGASGLTFWTKELGLSSFQVGLLGALSANAFGSAIGALIGGHLSDKFGRKVIYTYDMLVYMLGTAIIAFSINFPMLLAGFLITGIAVGAGVPASWTYISETSGSTDRAKNIGISQFAWSMGPAIIFIAGTILAPIGLLGNRLLFIFLTIVAFIAWRLQSKLEESQVFEEQKQAEKDSGITSHPYKDLFSNMVNIKSLLFLIGVYMFWNLVAGAMGFFMPYVYETVGGLTNMQANLLQAVLWILTALGTYVGFAKFGDRANHRIFYFVGAAMAAASWIVLTYAGMNWTSLWLFVILWGVSAGIGAQAWYALWATELFPTRYRAGSQGVMFFVVRGSAGIWSIIFPTILTSMGFKAAGTFMIALLIVSLVIGTVWTPHTRGKSLEQISKERYGNDQV; translated from the coding sequence ATGAGTGAAGAACAAGGTTCGGTGAAATCAACCATTGCCGTGTCAATCACAAATTTTTTAGATTCGGGTTCAATTGTTGCCGGAGCCAGTGGATTGACATTTTGGACAAAGGAACTAGGTCTTTCTAGTTTCCAAGTGGGGCTTTTAGGAGCGTTAAGTGCCAACGCATTTGGCTCGGCGATCGGTGCGTTGATCGGTGGACATCTATCGGATAAGTTTGGTCGAAAAGTAATTTACACTTATGACATGTTAGTTTACATGTTAGGAACTGCTATTATTGCTTTTTCAATTAATTTTCCAATGCTTTTGGCCGGCTTTTTGATTACGGGGATTGCCGTAGGAGCTGGAGTACCCGCGTCATGGACTTATATTTCAGAAACGTCAGGTTCAACTGATCGAGCAAAGAATATTGGGATTTCCCAATTTGCTTGGTCAATGGGACCGGCAATTATTTTTATTGCGGGGACCATTTTAGCTCCCATCGGTTTGCTGGGAAATCGACTTTTATTCATTTTCTTAACGATTGTGGCGTTTATTGCGTGGCGATTGCAAAGTAAATTGGAAGAGTCTCAAGTTTTTGAAGAGCAAAAACAGGCCGAAAAAGACAGTGGGATTACCTCACATCCGTATAAAGATTTATTTTCTAACATGGTTAACATCAAATCACTGCTCTTTTTGATTGGTGTTTACATGTTCTGGAATTTAGTTGCTGGAGCAATGGGATTCTTCATGCCGTATGTTTATGAAACGGTTGGGGGATTAACCAACATGCAAGCTAACTTGTTGCAAGCGGTACTTTGGATTTTAACTGCTTTGGGTACCTATGTCGGATTTGCTAAATTTGGTGATCGAGCAAACCACCGAATTTTCTACTTTGTTGGGGCAGCAATGGCGGCAGCTTCATGGATTGTATTAACTTATGCGGGAATGAATTGGACCAGCTTATGGCTTTTCGTAATTCTTTGGGGAGTGTCTGCTGGAATTGGTGCGCAAGCTTGGTATGCATTATGGGCTACTGAATTGTTCCCGACTCGCTATCGGGCGGGGTCGCAAGGCGTAATGTTTTTCGTTGTGCGAGGATCCGCTGGAATATGGTCAATTATTTTTCCAACTATCTTAACCAGCATGGGCTTTAAGGCTGCCGGAACTTTCATGATTGCACTATTGATTGTTTCCTTAGTGATTGGGACGGTTTGGACACCGCATACTCGAGGAAAATCTTTAGAGCAAATTAGTAAGGAACGTTACGGTAATGACCAAGTTTAG
- a CDS encoding FAD-dependent oxidoreductase produces the protein MSKVVIVGGVAGGMSAATRLRRLAEDAEIIVFEKGPYVSFANCGLPYHLSGMIPERTSLMVQSPEALWNRFRIDAWPNHEVISIHPQEKIVEVRHRGKVFQESYDELILATGASAIIPQIEGLAQAENVHTLRNIPDMDEILNQLEQGVRNATIVGAGFIGVEMVENLHKRGIHVALVEKAAHVLPNLDVEMAAFVEEELLKNNVDLHLSKSVAEIKDNGTRLVLDDGTQINSDLTILSVGVQPNSRLAENAGLQLGLKKGIMVDENYETSVKHVYAVGDVAVTKQQITNEPTLIPLASPANRQGRQVADVLAGLRRINQGSIGTAIVRAFNLSTASTGLNEHAARQKFANVLVAHVSGTDHATYYPDSQAMWLKLIFDGKTGQIYGAQAVGANGVDKRIDVLATAIKGNLSVFDLPELELTYAPPFGTAKDVVNMVGYVATNLVEGLSKNIQWHELSAELAKGKRLLDLRNPEEIERDGRIRGATNISLKQLRNQIGRLDPRQEYILYCQSGLRSYVGERILRQKGFKVENLDGAFGLYKMIMKEEVERIEEY, from the coding sequence ATGAGTAAAGTAGTTATTGTTGGCGGGGTTGCCGGTGGTATGTCAGCAGCGACCCGGTTACGCCGATTAGCGGAAGATGCTGAGATTATCGTTTTTGAGAAGGGACCGTACGTCTCGTTTGCCAATTGCGGATTGCCGTACCACCTTTCGGGAATGATTCCAGAAAGAACTTCACTAATGGTTCAAAGCCCGGAAGCATTATGGAACCGGTTCAGAATCGACGCATGGCCCAACCACGAAGTTATTAGCATTCACCCTCAAGAAAAAATAGTGGAAGTACGGCATCGAGGAAAGGTTTTCCAAGAAAGTTACGATGAATTAATATTAGCGACCGGAGCTAGCGCAATTATTCCGCAAATTGAGGGGCTTGCACAGGCTGAAAATGTGCATACCTTAAGGAACATTCCCGATATGGACGAGATTTTAAACCAGTTGGAGCAAGGAGTACGAAACGCAACGATAGTAGGAGCGGGATTTATCGGCGTGGAAATGGTTGAAAATTTACATAAGCGGGGAATTCACGTTGCTTTGGTAGAAAAAGCTGCCCACGTTTTGCCTAACCTGGATGTTGAAATGGCAGCTTTTGTGGAAGAAGAGTTGTTAAAAAATAACGTAGATCTTCACCTTTCTAAGTCAGTTGCCGAAATCAAGGATAATGGAACTCGCCTTGTTTTAGATGACGGAACTCAGATTAACTCCGACCTAACGATCCTATCCGTTGGAGTTCAACCCAATAGTAGACTCGCAGAAAATGCTGGTCTTCAGTTAGGTTTGAAAAAGGGCATTATGGTGGATGAAAACTATGAAACGAGCGTGAAGCATGTTTATGCGGTTGGTGACGTAGCGGTGACCAAGCAGCAGATTACAAACGAGCCAACCTTAATTCCGTTAGCTTCTCCAGCAAATCGACAAGGGCGGCAAGTTGCGGATGTGCTAGCTGGTTTACGCCGGATAAATCAGGGGAGTATCGGTACGGCAATTGTGCGAGCGTTTAATTTGAGTACGGCTTCCACCGGGTTAAATGAGCATGCGGCACGACAGAAATTCGCTAATGTCTTAGTTGCTCACGTGAGCGGAACGGACCATGCGACCTACTATCCTGATAGTCAGGCGATGTGGCTTAAATTAATTTTCGATGGAAAGACGGGGCAAATTTATGGTGCTCAAGCAGTTGGCGCGAATGGTGTCGATAAACGAATCGACGTGTTAGCGACGGCAATTAAAGGGAATCTTTCGGTGTTTGATTTACCAGAGCTAGAATTAACTTATGCACCGCCGTTTGGCACGGCAAAAGACGTTGTTAATATGGTTGGTTACGTTGCAACCAACCTGGTTGAAGGATTAAGTAAAAATATTCAATGGCATGAGTTATCTGCTGAATTAGCAAAGGGCAAACGGTTACTTGATTTGCGTAATCCAGAAGAAATTGAAAGGGACGGCCGGATTAGGGGAGCAACCAACATTTCTTTAAAACAATTGCGAAATCAAATTGGTCGGTTGGACCCCCGCCAGGAATATATTCTTTACTGTCAAAGCGGGCTACGAAGCTACGTTGGAGAACGGATTTTACGACAAAAAGGATTTAAAGTTGAAAATTTAGATGGAGCATTTGGGTTGTATAAAATGATAATGAAAGAGGAAGTTGAACGAATTGAAGAGTATTAA
- a CDS encoding NAD(P)-dependent alcohol dehydrogenase — MKIKAAVVEKQNADFTIKDDIELAPMGADDIQVHMVASGICHSDEALRVGDAVIDYPIILGHEGAGIVEKVGPEVTQFKPGDHVVLSFYACGNCDNCLRGIPTQCRNYAANNLSGVRPDGSNHFTENGEHVADMFDQSSFTTTTVVRERNAVKVDDELDLRKLGPLGCGYVTGSGTVLNTLKPRPGDTIAVFGTGAVGLAAMMAGKISGCTKVIGIDIVDSRLELAKELGATDVINSRNVDVVEEVKKLTDGRGVNWAVDTTGITQVMEQSIQVLTQGGTTATIAVTPNHIDLDTWNDLCVDDKKIVGVNMGDSIPQIDIPRLIEFYKAGMFDFDKTEKFFKFEDIKQANEASRSGEVIKPVLIIDPDYVPGK; from the coding sequence ATGAAAATTAAAGCAGCAGTTGTTGAAAAACAAAACGCAGATTTTACCATCAAAGACGATATTGAACTGGCTCCCATGGGTGCGGATGATATTCAAGTTCACATGGTTGCTAGTGGGATTTGTCACTCCGACGAAGCCTTGCGAGTTGGTGACGCAGTAATTGATTATCCAATTATTCTTGGCCATGAAGGCGCAGGAATTGTTGAAAAAGTTGGCCCAGAAGTTACCCAATTTAAACCTGGTGATCACGTAGTTTTAAGTTTCTACGCTTGTGGTAATTGTGATAATTGTTTACGAGGTATCCCTACCCAATGCCGTAATTACGCTGCCAACAATCTTTCTGGGGTACGTCCCGATGGTTCTAATCACTTCACTGAAAATGGTGAACACGTTGCGGACATGTTTGATCAAAGCTCCTTTACCACCACCACCGTGGTCCGGGAACGGAACGCTGTTAAGGTCGATGACGAACTCGATCTTCGTAAATTAGGCCCGCTTGGTTGTGGATACGTTACTGGTTCAGGAACCGTGCTTAATACTCTCAAACCACGGCCTGGTGACACAATTGCCGTTTTTGGTACCGGAGCGGTTGGACTGGCTGCCATGATGGCTGGTAAAATTTCTGGGTGCACTAAGGTAATCGGAATTGATATTGTGGATTCTCGGCTAGAATTGGCTAAGGAATTGGGTGCTACCGACGTGATTAATAGTCGCAACGTAGACGTAGTTGAAGAAGTCAAGAAGCTCACGGATGGTCGCGGAGTTAACTGGGCCGTCGACACCACTGGAATCACCCAAGTGATGGAACAATCTATCCAAGTCCTCACCCAAGGTGGCACTACCGCAACCATTGCCGTCACACCAAATCACATCGATTTAGATACTTGGAACGACCTTTGTGTAGATGACAAGAAGATTGTGGGGGTCAACATGGGCGATTCCATTCCTCAAATTGACATTCCTCGTTTAATTGAATTCTATAAAGCTGGCATGTTTGATTTTGATAAAACTGAGAAATTCTTCAAATTTGAAGATATTAAGCAAGCTAACGAAGCATCCCGTTCCGGCGAAGTGATTAAACCAGTTTTGATTATTGACCCTGACTACGTTCCGGGCAAATAA
- the rhaM gene encoding L-rhamnose mutarotase, translating to MIRIGQVMYLHKDAYAEYAKRHAELWPEMKAALKEHGAHNYSIYLNEKTGQTFAYLEVPDVTKYNEIAQTDICKKWWAYMKPLMETNPDNSPVTTDLKEVFHLD from the coding sequence ATGATCCGAATTGGACAAGTAATGTATTTACACAAGGATGCATATGCAGAATACGCAAAAAGGCATGCCGAGCTATGGCCAGAGATGAAGGCAGCCCTCAAGGAACACGGCGCACATAATTATTCGATTTATTTAAACGAAAAAACGGGGCAGACTTTTGCCTACTTAGAAGTTCCGGACGTGACCAAGTACAACGAAATCGCTCAGACGGATATCTGTAAGAAATGGTGGGCCTACATGAAGCCATTAATGGAGACTAATCCTGACAATAGCCCGGTGACCACTGATTTAAAAGAAGTCTTTCATTTAGATTAA
- a CDS encoding rhodanese-like domain-containing protein, which produces MKSIKATDLMKKIENKKVNVIDVRESFEFKMGHIPAAKNLPLSSLQDTAKSLDKNRTYYVICQSGARSANACGYLNQLGFDIINVEDGMNAWQGDRE; this is translated from the coding sequence TTGAAGAGTATTAAAGCAACGGATTTAATGAAGAAAATTGAAAATAAGAAAGTAAACGTAATTGATGTGCGGGAAAGTTTTGAATTTAAGATGGGACACATTCCAGCTGCAAAGAACCTACCCTTGAGTAGCTTACAAGACACCGCCAAAAGCCTAGATAAAAATCGGACTTACTATGTCATTTGTCAATCGGGAGCACGTTCAGCCAATGCTTGTGGTTATTTAAACCAACTTGGATTTGATATAATCAATGTTGAAGATGGAATGAATGCTTGGCAAGGAGATAGGGAATAA
- the rhaB gene encoding rhamnulokinase, with translation MKTYVAVDIGASSGRLMLAQPTADGGLTLEEVHRFTNGFKLKDGHDRWDIDHLIHEILVGLTKVKARGINAIELGIDTWAVDYVLVGFNGQKLEDPISYRDRRTSQAITELTSELPKEYIYEKTGIQFQDFNTLYQLYKTDRALLAKTDKIMMIPDYIGYVLTGNAVTEITNASTTQMLNLRVGLFDKDLLAKVNVSPDQFPRLVESGTVLGNLGHKWHRQFDLPETEVITVATHDTASAVVGTPGQGDRWAFLSSGTWSLLGTELNVPENGLAAFHENYTNEWGAYGTYRFLKNIMGLWIAQCVRHELADEISFGELAKQAEAVRPFQQFIDINDPRFVNPANMTAELKNYCRETQQPVPETPGELFQAIYSNLSLYYANELQKLDQILNYHIERLNIVGGGSNVALMNQLTSTLANVEVIAGPSEATAIGNILVQMIATDAVENINAGRQLIGKSFKLKHYYPETGKYGDILQQYQQFIASQT, from the coding sequence ATGAAGACATACGTTGCCGTTGACATCGGCGCATCCAGTGGCCGGCTGATGCTAGCTCAACCCACCGCGGATGGGGGGCTTACTTTAGAAGAGGTCCATCGATTTACTAACGGTTTCAAACTTAAAGATGGACATGACCGTTGGGATATTGACCATTTGATTCACGAGATTCTCGTGGGGTTAACCAAGGTCAAGGCGCGGGGGATTAACGCCATTGAATTAGGCATTGACACTTGGGCAGTTGACTATGTTTTAGTAGGTTTTAACGGTCAGAAGTTAGAAGATCCAATCAGTTACCGGGACCGGCGAACTTCCCAGGCGATTACCGAATTAACCAGTGAATTGCCGAAGGAATACATTTATGAAAAAACTGGAATCCAGTTTCAAGACTTTAACACGTTGTATCAGCTTTACAAGACTGATCGAGCATTGCTAGCTAAAACGGACAAAATCATGATGATTCCCGACTACATTGGTTACGTACTAACTGGGAATGCAGTTACTGAAATTACCAATGCGTCCACCACGCAGATGTTAAATTTACGGGTCGGTTTGTTTGATAAAGACTTGTTGGCCAAAGTTAACGTCTCTCCAGACCAATTTCCTCGGTTAGTTGAATCAGGAACAGTTTTGGGCAACTTAGGTCATAAATGGCATCGCCAATTCGATTTGCCAGAAACTGAAGTGATCACGGTAGCGACCCATGACACGGCTTCAGCAGTAGTGGGAACTCCGGGCCAGGGCGATCGCTGGGCATTCTTAAGTTCGGGGACCTGGTCGCTTCTGGGCACCGAGCTGAACGTTCCGGAAAATGGTTTGGCTGCCTTCCATGAAAACTATACAAACGAATGGGGAGCTTACGGAACTTACCGTTTCTTAAAGAACATCATGGGGTTGTGGATTGCGCAATGCGTTCGTCACGAATTAGCAGATGAAATTAGTTTTGGAGAACTTGCTAAGCAAGCGGAAGCAGTCCGCCCGTTCCAGCAGTTCATCGACATTAATGATCCCCGATTTGTTAATCCAGCAAACATGACGGCCGAACTGAAAAATTACTGTCGGGAAACTCAACAACCAGTTCCAGAAACGCCGGGAGAACTTTTCCAAGCGATTTACAGTAATTTATCGTTATATTACGCAAATGAGCTTCAAAAATTAGATCAAATTTTAAACTATCATATTGAACGACTTAACATCGTTGGCGGGGGCAGCAACGTTGCCTTGATGAATCAACTTACCAGTACACTAGCCAATGTGGAAGTTATCGCAGGACCTAGCGAAGCGACCGCAATCGGTAATATCTTAGTCCAGATGATCGCAACAGATGCCGTGGAAAATATCAATGCGGGACGCCAATTAATTGGTAAGTCGTTTAAATTAAAGCATTATTATCCAGAAACCGGGAAATACGGCGACATTTTGCAACAGTATCAACAATTTATTGCAAGTCAAACTTAG
- a CDS encoding L-rhamnose isomerase: MTKASEVESAYKIAQERYAEIGVDTEAMLAKLAKIKLSVHCWQGDDIHGFVNPEQELTGGIGVSGDYPGMARTPDQLTGDLSEALSLIPGKHKVALHTLYAVTNQKKDFDEIGPEDFKYWVDWAKEAGVGLDMNPTFFSHPMVKHNFTLASPEKDVRDFWIKVGQQSRAIANYFGEELGQQSVNNFWIPDGFKDNPIDKLNPRLRLVESLDKIFAKPYDEKNTIEAVEGKLFGTGIESYTVGSHLFYNNYAISRGKLWTIDAGHWHPTEDVSDKFSAFLPFGKGLMLHVSRPVRWDSDHVVIFDDALIRIMRSLVRDQELDRTNIGLDFFDATINRVAAWVIGARATQKALLQALLTPIDDLKEAELNYDFTKRLAVTEELKSYPFGAVWDEFCLRNDVPVGTDWLANIRNYEQKVQFPRDQK; this comes from the coding sequence ATGACTAAAGCAAGCGAAGTTGAAAGCGCGTACAAAATTGCTCAAGAGCGTTACGCCGAAATTGGAGTTGATACCGAAGCTATGTTGGCTAAACTGGCGAAGATTAAATTGTCGGTCCACTGTTGGCAAGGTGATGATATTCATGGATTTGTGAATCCCGAACAAGAATTGACGGGGGGCATTGGCGTTTCTGGTGATTATCCCGGCATGGCGCGGACCCCGGATCAACTAACTGGTGATTTATCGGAGGCGCTAAGCCTAATTCCCGGAAAACATAAGGTGGCATTGCATACTTTATACGCGGTTACTAATCAGAAAAAGGACTTTGATGAAATTGGTCCAGAAGACTTCAAGTACTGGGTTGATTGGGCTAAGGAAGCCGGCGTAGGTCTAGACATGAACCCGACCTTTTTCTCACACCCAATGGTTAAACATAACTTTACCTTAGCCAGTCCCGAAAAAGATGTCCGGGACTTCTGGATTAAGGTTGGCCAACAATCCCGGGCAATTGCGAATTACTTTGGGGAAGAACTGGGTCAACAATCTGTCAACAACTTCTGGATTCCCGATGGATTCAAGGATAACCCGATTGATAAGCTTAATCCGCGTCTCCGACTAGTCGAATCGCTTGATAAGATTTTTGCTAAACCGTATGACGAAAAGAATACCATTGAAGCAGTTGAAGGAAAACTTTTTGGCACGGGAATTGAATCTTACACGGTCGGCTCCCACCTCTTCTACAATAACTACGCCATTAGTCGTGGCAAATTGTGGACCATTGATGCAGGACACTGGCATCCGACCGAAGATGTCTCGGATAAATTCTCAGCCTTCCTGCCATTTGGGAAGGGGTTGATGCTGCACGTTTCGCGTCCGGTACGTTGGGATAGTGACCATGTGGTAATTTTTGACGATGCTTTGATCCGGATTATGCGTTCGTTGGTTCGTGATCAAGAACTAGACCGGACCAATATTGGCTTAGACTTCTTTGACGCCACCATTAACCGGGTAGCTGCTTGGGTAATTGGGGCTCGGGCAACTCAGAAGGCATTGTTACAAGCGCTTTTAACCCCAATTGATGACTTGAAGGAAGCTGAATTAAATTACGACTTTACGAAACGTTTGGCAGTTACGGAAGAATTAAAATCTTATCCATTTGGGGCAGTTTGGGACGAATTTTGCTTACGCAACGATGTACCGGTCGGCACCGATTGGCTCGCGAATATTCGGAATTATGAACAAAAAGTTCAATTCCCACGGGATCAAAAATAG